One window of the Helicobacter ganmani genome contains the following:
- a CDS encoding peroxiredoxin, translating to MLVTKKAPDFKAPAVLANNTIVEDFELSKNLGKNGAVVFFWPKDFTFVCPSEIIAMDHRVKAFSEKGFNVIGVSIDSDVVHFAWKNTPVNQGGIGNVQFPMVSDITKQISRDYEVLIGDAVALRGSFLIDKNQVVRHAVINDLPLGRNMDEMLRMCDALTFFEEHGEVCPAGWNKGDKGMRADAKGVAEYLSQNADKL from the coding sequence ATGTTAGTAACAAAAAAAGCTCCAGACTTCAAAGCCCCAGCAGTTTTGGCAAATAACACTATCGTAGAGGATTTTGAACTCTCAAAAAACTTAGGCAAAAATGGTGCAGTTGTATTCTTTTGGCCCAAAGACTTTACTTTTGTTTGTCCTTCAGAAATCATCGCGATGGACCATAGAGTTAAGGCATTTAGCGAAAAAGGATTCAATGTCATTGGTGTTTCCATTGACTCTGATGTCGTGCATTTTGCGTGGAAAAACACTCCTGTAAATCAAGGCGGAATCGGAAATGTGCAATTCCCAATGGTTTCAGACATCACCAAACAAATTTCACGTGATTATGAAGTGCTAATCGGTGATGCAGTTGCGCTCCGCGGCTCATTCTTGATTGACAAAAATCAAGTTGTCCGCCACGCAGTGATTAACGACTTGCCACTTGGGCGCAATATGGACGAAATGCTAAGAATGTGCGACGCATTGACTTTCTTTGAAGAGCACGGCGAAGTTTGCCCAGCAGGTTGGAACAAAGGCGACAAAGGTATGAGAGCAGACGCAAAGGGCGTAGCAGAATACCTTTCACAAAACGCAGACAAATTATAA
- a CDS encoding tRNA 2-thiocytidine biosynthesis TtcA family protein, with protein MAKEQNIEISKKILKITGSTNAQLDLIKEGDKVLLGLSGGKDSILLATLLARLKKYAPFKFEFKAVTIDYGRGGEYEYIFEYCERLGIPYELYRTDIYKILEENKREGSVVCSFCSRMRRGALYTKALEGGFNKLALAHHLDDAAESFMMNLTYNGALRSMPPLYKAGNGLFVIRPLIFVRERQIIDFIAKNNIYIAPDCNCPVMWQTHDKRPFAREKTKQMLKKMEEENPDFFTSLKVALSNVHLNSLFDERYLDKQEQESSK; from the coding sequence ATGGCAAAAGAGCAAAACATAGAAATTAGCAAAAAAATCTTAAAGATAACAGGCTCTACCAATGCTCAACTAGACTTAATAAAAGAAGGCGATAAGGTGCTTTTGGGCTTAAGTGGGGGTAAGGATTCCATACTTTTAGCGACACTTCTAGCGAGACTGAAAAAATATGCACCTTTTAAGTTTGAGTTTAAGGCAGTTACGATTGATTATGGGCGCGGGGGCGAGTATGAATATATCTTTGAGTATTGCGAGAGGCTTGGAATCCCCTATGAACTCTACCGCACAGATATTTATAAGATTTTGGAGGAAAACAAGCGTGAGGGGAGTGTGGTTTGTAGTTTTTGTTCGCGTATGCGGCGAGGTGCGCTTTATACGAAAGCTTTAGAGGGAGGATTCAACAAACTCGCCTTAGCTCATCATTTAGATGACGCAGCAGAAAGCTTTATGATGAATCTCACCTATAATGGTGCATTGCGTTCTATGCCACCCCTATATAAAGCAGGAAATGGGTTGTTTGTGATTCGTCCGCTAATTTTTGTGCGGGAGCGGCAAATTATTGACTTTATTGCCAAAAATAACATTTATATTGCTCCTGATTGTAATTGTCCTGTGATGTGGCAAACGCACGACAAACGTCCTTTCGCAAGAGAGAAAACAAAGCAAATGTTAAAGAAAATGGAGGAAGAGAATCCAGACTTTTTTACTTCTTTGAAAGTAGCTTTAAGCAATGTGCATTTAAATAGCCTCTTTGATGAGCGGTATTTGGACAAACAAGAGCAAGAATCTAGCAAATAG
- a CDS encoding MFS transporter has translation MAKESLIKQSLPLSLILASRFFGLFIVMPILSLYALSLQGSSPILIGIAMGGYALTQVLFQIPFGFLSDKFGRKSMIALGLVVFVFGSLVCALSADIYWLIVGRLMQGAGAVGGVISAMIADLVREENRTKAMALMGGTISLSFTFALILGPILGAHYGIPSLFWITCILALFGLVILFVAVPNTPKVTYRFTNQSGEYNAILKNKNLQIMNLTNFLQKGFMTLAFLIIPIALVKGFEMPKEDLWQVYIPASLLGFFAMAPAAILAEKRGKFKAVMIVGILFFVFSYLLMLSESQAVFIFGVLVFFVGFSIHEPIMQSLASRYCKAHQKGSAMGIFTSFGYLGSFFGALLGGHFYTFFSMLSITMFVVITSFLWILSFSLLANPTMQKNLYLSLKNRITNETLEVLGELRGVLEWYINESEQVVVVKYDKHLLEEAEILEFARGHLEGYFDLGDSK, from the coding sequence ATGGCAAAGGAATCCCTCATCAAGCAAAGCTTGCCTCTAAGTCTCATTCTCGCTTCTAGGTTTTTTGGACTATTTATTGTTATGCCCATTTTATCGCTTTATGCGCTCTCTCTTCAAGGCTCAAGCCCGATTCTAATTGGAATCGCAATGGGTGGATATGCGCTGACGCAAGTCTTATTTCAAATTCCTTTTGGATTCCTAAGCGATAAATTTGGGCGCAAAAGTATGATTGCGCTAGGGCTTGTGGTTTTTGTTTTTGGCTCACTCGTCTGTGCCTTGAGCGCGGATATTTATTGGCTGATTGTAGGGAGGTTAATGCAAGGAGCTGGAGCTGTTGGAGGAGTGATAAGCGCAATGATAGCGGATTTGGTGCGTGAGGAGAATCGCACAAAGGCAATGGCACTTATGGGAGGGACGATTTCGCTTAGTTTTACCTTTGCACTGATTTTAGGTCCGATTCTTGGTGCGCATTATGGAATCCCAAGCCTTTTTTGGATTACCTGTATTTTGGCACTTTTTGGACTTGTAATTTTGTTTGTTGCTGTGCCCAATACGCCCAAAGTTACTTATCGTTTCACGAATCAAAGCGGAGAATATAATGCGATTTTAAAAAACAAGAATCTCCAAATTATGAATCTCACAAATTTCTTGCAAAAAGGCTTTATGACTTTGGCATTTCTTATTATTCCTATTGCTCTTGTTAAGGGCTTTGAAATGCCTAAAGAGGACTTGTGGCAAGTGTATATTCCCGCCTCACTTTTAGGATTCTTTGCAATGGCACCCGCGGCGATATTAGCGGAAAAAAGAGGGAAATTTAAGGCAGTAATGATTGTTGGAATCTTGTTTTTTGTGTTTAGCTATTTGCTAATGTTAAGCGAAAGTCAAGCGGTGTTTATCTTTGGTGTGCTTGTGTTTTTTGTAGGATTCTCTATCCACGAGCCCATTATGCAAAGCCTCGCAAGTCGTTATTGTAAAGCACACCAAAAGGGCAGCGCAATGGGGATTTTCACTTCTTTTGGCTATCTAGGCTCGTTTTTTGGTGCGCTTTTGGGAGGGCATTTTTATACTTTTTTTAGTATGCTTTCTATTACGATGTTTGTTGTCATTACCTCTTTTTTATGGATTCTCTCTTTTTCTCTTTTGGCAAATCCAACTATGCAGAAAAATCTTTATTTATCTTTGAAAAATAGAATCACAAATGAGACTTTGGAAGTGTTAGGGGAGTTGCGCGGGGTGCTTGAATGGTATATCAATGAAAGCGAGCAAGTTGTGGTGGTGAAATACGATAAACACTTATTGGAGGAAGCAGAAATTTTGGAATTTGCTAGAGGACATTTAGAGGGATATTTTGATTTAGGGGATTCCAAATAA
- a CDS encoding non-canonical purine NTP pyrophosphatase produces the protein MRLILATSNQDKIKEIRQIYASFSQDFGVEILSWDTLMTPFEITEDGTSFQENALIKSRVVFEILKNQGILKVRDIVLSDDSGICVEKLGGAPGIRSARYSGGGAEENLEKLRSEVKRLGGISRAHYCACIGISSFVSDSSAHGFMYGQVIAECRGENGFGYDPIFIPNGFNKTLAELSSEEKNSISHRRIALENAQYLLRALLEK, from the coding sequence ATGCGCTTAATCTTAGCAACTTCAAATCAAGACAAAATCAAAGAAATCCGACAAATTTACGCTTCATTTTCACAAGATTTTGGAGTAGAGATTCTCTCTTGGGACACACTGATGACGCCCTTTGAGATTACAGAGGACGGCACAAGCTTTCAAGAAAATGCGTTAATTAAATCTAGGGTGGTTTTTGAAATACTCAAAAATCAAGGGATTCTAAAAGTGCGAGATATTGTCTTATCCGATGACAGCGGAATCTGCGTAGAGAAGCTAGGAGGTGCACCGGGGATTCGTAGCGCAAGATATAGCGGAGGTGGAGCGGAGGAGAATTTAGAAAAACTGCGTAGCGAAGTAAAAAGACTAGGCGGAATCTCAAGGGCACATTATTGCGCGTGTATTGGCATTAGCTCCTTTGTAAGCGATTCTAGTGCGCACGGGTTTATGTATGGACAGGTGATTGCAGAGTGTCGCGGAGAAAATGGATTTGGTTATGACCCGATTTTCATTCCCAATGGATTTAACAAAACTCTAGCCGAGTTAAGCAGTGAGGAGAAAAATTCCATTTCACATCGCAGAATCGCACTAGAAAATGCGCAGTATTTATTGCGTGCTTTGCTTGAAAAATAA
- a CDS encoding RNA degradosome polyphosphate kinase: protein MAPNTFNKPANFINRELSWLRFNTRVLSEAQDSNNPLLERLKFIAIYGTNLDEFYMVRVAGLKRLYSARITESGPDRLTPKEQLDEIRSYLKLEKQRLEACYFEIREELSKLGLCIKTYNEADKNQKKELREYFINHLYPIVVPIAVDATHPFPHLNNLSYVLALKLQSIDNPSEIKFGMTRISRMLPGFVRLGDTYFHTDSIVAEFTNELFPGFKVMSWTSFRVTRNADMEIEEEEGDDFMALMTEGLKSRRKGEIIRLEIQKTDDLELKNFVEQYIKVTPEDIYECEAPMNSNILWEIVGNKNFAKLTFPSYTSKILPPLDSNANIFSVLDSQDILSFQPYESFDPVVNFIQSAAKDPDVFSIRMTLYRVGKNSPIVKALIEAAENGKQVTALVELKARFDEENNLHWARALESAGAHVIYGVPGLKVHAKIALVIKSIGRELREYVHLSTGNYNPSTAKIYTDISYMTSKREFTQDATKFFHNLSGFSHKSKLNTLLAAPLQIKPKILELIENETKAGKDGRIILKANSIVDTDVILALYKASAAGVKIDLIVRGICCLRPGIKGVSENIRVISIVGKYLEHARIYYFKHAKVQIYFASADLMPRNLERRVELMTPIFEDNLADKLFGIIKIQSEDNAKAHELQSNGEYIKLAPKEGEKPTNSQKMLEDHTNTLYASLKREAEEVKAKKLARRMLKES from the coding sequence ATGGCACCAAATACTTTTAACAAGCCAGCAAATTTTATCAATCGTGAGTTGTCTTGGTTGCGCTTTAATACGCGCGTGTTGAGTGAAGCACAGGATTCTAATAATCCACTCTTAGAACGTTTAAAGTTTATTGCTATTTATGGCACAAATTTAGATGAATTTTATATGGTGAGGGTTGCAGGTTTAAAAAGACTTTATAGTGCGCGCATTACAGAGAGCGGTCCAGACAGATTGACGCCAAAAGAGCAATTAGATGAGATTCGTAGTTATCTGAAACTAGAAAAACAACGATTAGAGGCGTGCTATTTTGAAATCAGAGAAGAATTAAGCAAGCTTGGCTTATGTATCAAAACCTATAATGAAGCGGACAAGAATCAGAAAAAGGAATTGCGAGAATATTTTATCAATCATCTTTATCCTATTGTTGTGCCAATTGCGGTAGATGCGACACACCCTTTTCCGCATTTAAATAACCTTAGCTATGTTTTGGCACTCAAACTCCAAAGCATTGACAATCCAAGTGAGATTAAATTTGGTATGACTCGTATTTCACGAATGTTACCCGGATTCGTGCGCTTAGGTGATACTTATTTCCATACAGATTCCATTGTTGCAGAATTTACAAATGAGTTATTCCCGGGCTTTAAGGTGATGAGTTGGACTTCATTTAGAGTTACAAGAAATGCAGATATGGAGATTGAAGAGGAAGAGGGTGATGACTTTATGGCTCTAATGACGGAGGGTTTGAAATCCCGCCGCAAAGGAGAGATTATCCGCTTAGAGATTCAGAAAACCGATGATTTGGAGCTAAAAAACTTTGTAGAGCAATATATTAAAGTAACTCCTGAAGACATTTATGAGTGCGAAGCACCAATGAATTCCAATATTCTTTGGGAGATTGTAGGCAACAAAAACTTTGCTAAATTGACTTTCCCAAGCTACACTTCTAAAATCTTACCCCCACTAGATTCTAATGCAAATATTTTCTCTGTGCTAGATTCTCAAGATATTCTTTCGTTCCAACCTTATGAGAGTTTTGATCCTGTGGTGAATTTTATCCAAAGTGCGGCAAAAGACCCCGATGTTTTTTCTATCCGAATGACACTCTATCGCGTAGGGAAAAATTCCCCCATTGTTAAGGCGTTAATTGAGGCGGCAGAGAATGGCAAACAAGTTACTGCATTAGTAGAGCTTAAAGCGCGTTTTGATGAAGAAAACAACTTGCATTGGGCGCGTGCATTAGAATCCGCAGGAGCGCATGTCATCTATGGTGTTCCGGGGCTTAAAGTACATGCAAAAATTGCCCTTGTGATTAAAAGTATCGGACGAGAATTGCGAGAATATGTGCATTTAAGCACAGGAAACTACAATCCTAGCACTGCAAAAATATATACAGATATTAGTTATATGACTTCTAAGCGGGAATTTACACAAGACGCAACAAAGTTTTTCCACAATCTTTCAGGATTCTCTCATAAATCCAAACTCAATACTTTGCTTGCCGCTCCCTTGCAAATTAAGCCAAAAATTTTGGAATTAATAGAAAACGAAACTAAAGCAGGCAAAGACGGACGCATTATTTTAAAGGCAAATTCTATCGTAGATACCGATGTGATTTTGGCACTTTATAAGGCATCGGCTGCGGGCGTGAAAATAGATTTGATTGTGCGTGGAATCTGCTGCTTAAGACCGGGTATTAAGGGTGTGAGTGAAAATATCCGCGTGATTTCTATCGTGGGCAAATACCTAGAACACGCAAGAATCTACTACTTCAAGCACGCTAAAGTGCAAATTTATTTTGCTAGCGCAGACTTAATGCCTAGAAATTTAGAACGTCGCGTAGAGCTTATGACACCTATTTTTGAAGACAATTTAGCCGATAAACTCTTTGGAATCATCAAGATTCAAAGTGAAGACAATGCAAAAGCACACGAACTCCAAAGCAATGGAGAATACATTAAGCTTGCGCCAAAAGAGGGTGAAAAGCCAACCAATAGCCAAAAAATGCTAGAGGACCATACGAATACACTTTATGCTTCACTCAAACGCGAGGCAGAAGAAGTCAAGGCAAAAAAACTTGCAAGACGAATGCTCAAAGAGAGTTAA
- the purM gene encoding phosphoribosylformylglycinamidine cyclo-ligase translates to MEKLNYKDSGVDIVEGNALVENLKELVKQTFNPNVLGGIGSFSGAFLLPNNYKEPVLLAATDGVGTKLKLAIDSGILDSVGIDLVAMCVNDLICNFATPLFFLDYYATGKLNKDSALEVIRGITQGCLEAECALIGGESAEMPGMYQHKDFDLAGFAVGIAERAMMQRESQVKAGDILIALPSSGIHSNGYSLVRKILSSHHIALDSTFEGKPLIQTLLTPTKIYVKTFKKLQNKIKALAHITGGGLIENLPRVLPQNVCAKIITKNIQSLPIFDMLCQYVEEEDKYRTFNMGVGMVLIVENSEVDSVIKESGGYVLGELINGEKAVKFL, encoded by the coding sequence ATGGAAAAACTAAATTATAAAGATTCTGGTGTAGATATTGTAGAGGGAAATGCACTTGTTGAAAACCTAAAAGAGCTTGTGAAACAGACTTTTAATCCTAATGTCTTGGGTGGAATCGGCTCTTTTAGCGGGGCATTTTTACTTCCTAACAATTACAAAGAACCTGTTCTTTTAGCTGCAACAGACGGCGTAGGCACGAAACTAAAGCTTGCAATTGATAGTGGAATTTTAGATAGTGTTGGGATTGATTTAGTTGCAATGTGCGTCAATGATTTGATTTGCAATTTTGCAACTCCTTTGTTTTTCTTGGACTATTATGCCACAGGCAAACTCAATAAAGATTCCGCTTTAGAAGTCATTAGAGGAATCACGCAAGGCTGTTTAGAAGCAGAATGCGCGTTGATTGGTGGAGAAAGCGCGGAAATGCCCGGAATGTATCAACACAAAGATTTTGATTTAGCCGGCTTTGCAGTTGGAATCGCAGAACGCGCAATGATGCAGAGAGAATCACAAGTCAAAGCAGGCGACATACTCATCGCTTTGCCAAGCAGTGGGATTCATTCCAACGGCTATTCTCTTGTGCGCAAGATTCTTTCTTCTCATCATATTGCATTGGATTCCACATTTGAGGGAAAACCACTGATACAAACGCTCCTAACGCCAACTAAAATTTATGTTAAAACTTTCAAAAAACTACAAAACAAAATCAAAGCTCTTGCGCATATCACGGGAGGAGGGTTGATTGAAAACTTACCGCGCGTTTTGCCACAAAATGTTTGCGCAAAAATCATCACAAAAAATATCCAATCTCTACCAATTTTTGATATGCTCTGTCAATATGTAGAGGAAGAAGATAAATACAGAACTTTTAATATGGGCGTTGGAATGGTATTAATCGTGGAAAATAGCGAGGTGGATTCTGTCATTAAAGAATCTGGAGGATATGTTTTAGGCGAGTTAATCAATGGAGAAAAAGCTGTAAAATTTCTTTAA
- a CDS encoding SH3 domain-containing protein, which yields MLESLKKFLKVYPLPIFVLLLSFVIYYSAFEIIRKKEITPIAAETEADSMLSKENKIATNIAESPTKPFIESNPTQSQQEVQTTENLSAQEVQNQPIQPPKTYLSTNVKSLNIRQEPSTTAAIAGKLTPTEQVILLEEKGDWILIADAGDEKPLGWIMKKFSYEITFPIQVLSQEQNIELPKSLVAPVSTTANKIYVTSNVRSLNIRQEPNATSAVIGKLTPSHKVILLEQRGEWIMIGTSEEGKVLGWILKSYTQEIPKEIMISDTKPANVINTESNPIPAMPSTLVPTQNNAPLQQTITNAANAEIPNVQNANTPIQNTQDTPIYTSKVPSLNIRELPSTDTPIIGKLTPNDSVIIVETQDAWVRILDANTPSIKNGWVVRRSLVTRQ from the coding sequence ATGCTTGAAAGTCTAAAAAAATTTTTAAAAGTTTATCCATTACCAATTTTTGTGCTATTGCTTAGCTTTGTAATTTATTATTCTGCTTTTGAAATCATACGCAAAAAAGAAATTACTCCTATTGCTGCAGAAACGGAAGCGGATTCTATGCTTAGCAAAGAAAATAAAATCGCAACAAATATTGCAGAATCACCAACAAAACCTTTCATAGAATCCAATCCAACACAATCACAACAAGAGGTGCAGACAACAGAAAATTTATCCGCACAAGAGGTGCAAAATCAGCCAATACAGCCACCAAAAACTTATCTCTCTACAAATGTCAAATCTTTAAATATTCGTCAAGAGCCAAGCACAACTGCAGCTATTGCTGGCAAGCTCACACCAACAGAACAAGTGATTCTTTTGGAAGAGAAAGGTGATTGGATTCTTATTGCAGACGCAGGAGATGAAAAGCCGCTAGGTTGGATTATGAAAAAATTTAGCTATGAAATTACATTTCCAATTCAAGTTCTTTCACAAGAACAAAATATAGAATTGCCAAAATCTCTTGTCGCACCTGTTTCTACGACAGCTAACAAAATCTATGTTACCTCTAATGTGCGTTCTTTGAATATTCGTCAAGAGCCAAATGCAACCTCCGCTGTTATTGGCAAACTAACACCCTCCCATAAAGTAATCCTCTTAGAACAACGTGGGGAATGGATTATGATTGGAACATCTGAAGAGGGTAAAGTATTAGGCTGGATTCTCAAAAGCTATACACAAGAGATTCCAAAAGAAATTATGATTTCAGATACTAAACCCGCTAATGTAATAAATACGGAATCCAACCCAATTCCTGCTATGCCAAGCACACTTGTCCCAACACAAAATAACGCGCCCTTACAACAGACAATAACAAATGCTGCGAATGCGGAAATCCCAAATGTTCAAAATGCAAATACTCCGATTCAAAACACACAGGACACACCCATTTACACTTCCAAAGTTCCGAGCTTAAATATCCGCGAATTACCCTCCACAGACACGCCTATAATTGGGAAATTGACACCCAATGATTCTGTTATTATCGTAGAAACACAAGATGCTTGGGTAAGAATCTTAGATGCTAATACACCTTCTATCAAAAATGGTTGGGTTGTTCGTCGCTCTCTTGTTACAAGACAATAG
- a CDS encoding shikimate dehydrogenase yields MQFAVIGNPIHHSLSPILHNSAFKSLGVVGFYSRYLLENPENFSSLKNLHLTGANITVPFKEIAFKSCNEVFGIAQEIGAVNTLVFEKEKILGYNTDALGFYQCIESLNPKNTLIIGAGGSAKALACILKAKGISTTILNRSQSRLESFIALGFHTATFENFTPKECFDLIINTTPAGLTNDSLPLDSTLLAPLLDSTKFAFDLVYGRETPFLTLAKSLNIPHSDGKQMLINQAILAFEIFMESQKIPINKTILRQSMQTAL; encoded by the coding sequence ATGCAGTTTGCAGTAATTGGCAATCCGATTCATCATTCCCTCTCTCCTATTTTGCACAATTCTGCTTTCAAATCTTTGGGAGTCGTCGGCTTTTATAGTCGCTATTTATTAGAGAATCCCGAAAATTTTTCTAGCCTTAAAAATCTGCATTTAACAGGTGCAAATATTACCGTGCCTTTCAAAGAGATTGCATTTAAATCCTGCAATGAAGTCTTTGGAATCGCACAGGAAATTGGTGCAGTCAATACCCTTGTGTTTGAAAAAGAAAAAATACTAGGTTACAATACAGACGCTTTAGGATTTTATCAATGTATAGAATCCCTAAACCCAAAAAATACTTTAATTATTGGGGCAGGTGGCTCTGCAAAAGCTCTTGCTTGTATCTTAAAAGCAAAAGGCATCTCTACAACAATTCTCAACCGCTCGCAAAGCCGTTTAGAGAGCTTTATTGCATTGGGATTCCACACCGCAACTTTTGAAAACTTCACTCCAAAAGAATGTTTTGACCTCATCATCAACACTACTCCTGCGGGATTAACAAACGATTCTCTCCCCTTAGATTCTACGCTTCTTGCTCCACTATTAGATTCTACCAAGTTTGCTTTTGATTTGGTTTATGGGAGAGAAACACCCTTTCTAACGCTTGCAAAGAGTTTAAATATCCCCCATAGCGATGGCAAACAAATGCTGATTAATCAAGCGATTTTAGCATTTGAAATCTTTATGGAATCGCAAAAGATTCCAATAAACAAAACAATTTTGCGCCAGAGTATGCAAACTGCACTTTAA
- the hpf gene encoding ribosome hibernation-promoting factor, HPF/YfiA family yields the protein MHTIITSRHFELTDSIKDYIYHLTESLGKYNLDILSVRVVISYQEKKGHKKGEKKKKCLFNIDLTLSLAHANTVVINQNDKDLYAAADLAISRMHKILRRYHDKIHHKQAIPSETIVANQILRDEASAHKGEDEIVPMDLDLHKPLDIEDALERLKSSSQQFFVFNDKDSKMRVIYKRTDGKYGLY from the coding sequence ATGCACACCATTATCACTTCGCGACATTTTGAACTAACAGATTCTATTAAAGATTATATTTATCATTTAACCGAGAGTTTGGGAAAATATAATTTAGACATCTTGAGTGTCCGTGTCGTTATTTCCTATCAAGAAAAAAAGGGGCACAAAAAGGGCGAGAAAAAGAAAAAATGTCTTTTCAATATTGATTTGACGCTTTCTTTAGCTCACGCTAACACCGTAGTGATTAATCAAAATGACAAAGACCTTTATGCTGCGGCAGACCTTGCTATCTCGCGTATGCACAAAATCTTGCGTCGTTATCACGATAAAATCCATCACAAGCAAGCAATCCCAAGCGAAACTATTGTGGCAAATCAAATCTTACGCGATGAAGCAAGCGCACACAAGGGTGAGGACGAAATCGTGCCGATGGATTTAGATTTGCACAAGCCTTTGGATATTGAAGACGCGCTAGAGCGTCTTAAAAGTAGCTCGCAACAATTCTTTGTCTTTAACGACAAAGATTCCAAAATGCGTGTCATTTATAAACGAACTGATGGCAAATACGGGCTATACTAA
- a CDS encoding HD domain-containing protein → MANTGYTKQICLVGGAVRDKLLCLPIKDRDYVAVGYSEKDFSHLSRVGKSFPVFLRQDGSQIALARREKKVSAGYNGFCVQTKQVSLQEDLKRRDLTINSIALDEAKGEYYDPFNGIQDLKNKILRHTSESFCEDPLRVLRIARFRARFGICWKIHPSTKVLIYQMRKELESLEPNRVYREVESAMQAPNTSLFFETLFELGVLDIIFPHLYALTTLKEGNLHHLEASVFAHTMEVLKITESLAKTLQATQQISNKQLLILKFAALYHDIAKPYCYRHFGNSSGHDKQEYILPALDIFIPKSIQKPMLQLIKNHTKIYKLDEMRPSKIIEFFDSFCRDKSLLNLQIALLFADRKGRIDLQDSTTQSKDSPYDSLSNQAFRQRILQTFNALNAYSPKLWLESQKNLPNAQAIKAHILQEKIKILDSVFYQV, encoded by the coding sequence ATGGCAAATACGGGCTATACTAAACAAATCTGTCTCGTAGGCGGTGCAGTGCGCGACAAACTCCTATGCCTACCCATCAAAGATAGGGATTATGTCGCGGTAGGTTATAGCGAAAAAGACTTTAGCCATTTATCACGCGTGGGTAAAAGCTTCCCTGTTTTTTTGCGTCAAGATGGCTCGCAAATCGCCTTAGCACGCAGAGAAAAGAAAGTTTCCGCAGGTTATAATGGATTTTGCGTGCAAACAAAGCAAGTCTCGCTACAAGAGGACTTGAAGCGGCGCGACTTGACAATTAACTCTATTGCTCTAGATGAAGCAAAGGGCGAATATTACGACCCCTTTAATGGAATCCAAGATTTAAAAAACAAGATTTTGCGCCACACTTCCGAATCTTTTTGTGAAGACCCTTTACGTGTGCTTAGAATCGCAAGATTTCGCGCACGCTTTGGAATCTGTTGGAAAATCCACCCCAGCACAAAAGTGCTAATTTATCAAATGCGCAAAGAACTAGAATCGCTTGAGCCAAACCGCGTTTATCGCGAAGTAGAATCCGCAATGCAAGCCCCCAATACTTCTTTGTTTTTTGAAACACTTTTTGAACTAGGAGTTTTGGATATTATTTTTCCACATCTCTATGCGCTCACCACCTTAAAAGAGGGCAATTTACACCATTTAGAAGCCTCCGTGTTTGCACACACAATGGAAGTTTTAAAAATCACCGAATCGCTAGCAAAAACCCTCCAAGCAACACAACAAATTTCAAACAAACAACTTTTAATTTTGAAATTCGCCGCTTTATATCACGATATTGCCAAACCTTATTGTTATCGCCATTTTGGCAATTCTAGCGGACACGATAAGCAAGAATATATTTTGCCTGCTCTTGATATTTTTATTCCAAAATCTATCCAAAAACCGATGTTGCAACTCATCAAAAACCATACCAAAATTTACAAACTAGACGAAATGCGTCCCTCTAAAATAATAGAGTTTTTTGATTCTTTTTGCAGAGACAAATCCTTGTTAAACCTGCAAATTGCCTTGCTCTTCGCTGACAGAAAAGGGCGCATTGATTTGCAAGATTCCACAACCCAAAGCAAAGATTCTCCTTACGATTCTCTTTCCAATCAAGCTTTTAGACAACGCATACTTCAAACTTTTAATGCACTCAATGCTTATTCTCCCAAGCTCTGGCTAGAATCCCAAAAGAACCTCCCCAACGCACAAGCTATTAAAGCGCATATTTTGCAAGAAAAAATCAAGATTTTAGATTCTGTTTTTTATCAAGTCTAG